A region of the Aphelocoma coerulescens isolate FSJ_1873_10779 chromosome 7, UR_Acoe_1.0, whole genome shotgun sequence genome:
TGTCTGCAGGAacagcttctgctgatggtTCACCGGGTGTCACCCACACCCAACACCAGCCAAGGCTGGGGAACACTGTGGGCCCTGTACCTGGGTGTCAATCCATTCCTACAGCCACACAGACCAGGCACGGTCGGACTGCCTGGGGTGTTCTTAGgatgccctgcacagctcaccTGAgcgctcccaggctggagcacccGGTGCCtgcaggcagccccagccctcagcTGCCATCACGGCcaggacagccagcacagccagcacggccagcacggccaggacagctggcactgccagcacacCCAGCACgaccagcacagccaggacagtcagcacagctggcactgtcaggacagccagcacagccagcacagccagcacaccCAGCACACTCAGCAcggccagcacagccaggacagccaccacagccagtgcagcctggaCAGCCAGGGTAGTcagcacaggtggcacagccaggacagccatCACACATGGCACAGCTGGCATAGCCAGGACAGGTGGCACAGTCAGCACATGTACAACAGcgggcacagccagcactgccagcaaagCCTGCCACGTCCCAGCCTGCGTTCCAGGGCCGGAGCAGGAGGGTGGTTCCTCGCTGGTTCCTTTCTTGGCGTTCTCCGGCTCAGCCCACCGGAGGCTGCCGTGCTTCGCCAGCGTGGCTCCCGTGCCCTGTAATTGAGCGGGATGTGGAACACACCCACGTCCTCAGCAGCGGCTCAACCACCGACTGCCGCGCCGGCTGCCACGTGGAGCACGGACACGCACCACGGCTCCCCCGAGCCACGGCCCCTCTGCCCCCGGTGGGGACCCCCGAGCCACGGCCCcgctccctcccactcccccggGCAGAGGCGCGCCGAAACACCTCCCTGGTCCTCCGGGGTGTCCCCCCCTAGCCACATCACCGGTCCCTGGGGATGTCCCCCCGCAAGCTATACCACCCATCCCCGAGGATGCCTCCCCGGAGCCACAGCCCCGCTCCTCCCGGGATGTcctgccggggccgggcggctcCCCGGGTCAGCTTCCAGCGCGGGCGGGTCCCGGCGCGGGTGGGGCGGGGGCAGCCGCGTCCCggccccatccccatccccgtccccgtccccgtccccatccccgtgcCCGTCCCGCCTCCCGCTCCGCTGGCCCGGCGGCTCCCGCGCCCGCCCGGGATGAGCGGGCTGCGGCGGCTgttccgcggcagcgggcgggcCCTGGCCTTCGTGTTCGCCGCCTCGGTGGCCTGGGTGCTGCTCGACATGGCCGCGCTCCGCCTCTCCCTCGGCGAGGCGGGAGGGCGGCTgctgcgggaggcggcggggcgcgggcagcggccggggccggggccggggccggggccggggttgGGGCCGGGGTTGGGGCGGGCGCGGTCCCGGCGCGGCCCCGAGGCGCCGGCGAAGGCAGCGGGGGAGCCGGGAGCAGCCCTCGCCGGGCACGGGGCCGGGGGCCCGGGGCCATCGCCGCCTCCCCGccagcccccggcccccgggCGCAGCCGGACCCCGCGGGCAGCCCCGCTCGGCGGGACGGGCACGGCGCTGCTCGGACACGCGGGCGGCGGGAGCGAGCGGCGGCCCTCGGGCACGGCGGGACAGGCCGGCCCCGCAGCCCGGGGTGCGGGGACGGCAGCGCAGCCTGGACCAGAGGAAACAAACGTGGGACGGAAAGAAACTGCCTCCAAAACTCGCTTCGTCCTCATTAGCAAAGAGGGGATGAACCTcgccagccccgcagccccgcgtCGCGGACCCCACTCTGCGGGGAACGCCACAAGGGGACATGGAAAGCACAAGGAACTTGCTGACAAGAGCAGTGATGGTGCCCACGCTGCGACTGCCACTGCTGGGGCCACCGCGATGGGTGGCAGGAGCCGGACGCTGGGTGCGacgccaggagcagctcccgggCCAGCTGGCCCTGGACTGGACCGGCACGAGCAGgcgggagcagctcctggagcggCTGGCACCGACCAGGATGGACATGATCAGGCGGGAGcatctcctggagcagctggcaCCGACCAGGATGGACATGATCAGGCGGGAGcatctcctggagcagctggcaCCGACCAGGATGGACATGAGCAGGCGGGAGcatctcctggagcagctggcactggacaggagcaggcagaagcagctcctggggcagctggcactggccgggatgggcaggagcaggcaggcagcagcccGGGGATGCACAGAGTCCTGTCCATGGATGCAACGCTCGCCCCAAGAGACCCCCGAGCTCCCGGCCAATTTGGACACCCTGTTGCAGTCCCTGACGAAAAACAAGAAGAAGCAAAAAGTAGATGGAAAGAAGGAAACTTTAATGTCTACCTCAGCGATCTGATCCCTGTGGATCGAGCCATCGCAGACACCAGGCCTGCTGGGTAAGATCCGCTCCCCTTGCACAAAcccctgtgctgcagcctgggAATGGGCTCCGTGGCTCTGGGGAGGGTTGCTGGGGGCACACTGAGCCCTCCACTTCAGCCGTGCTACCTGTCAGATGGCTTTTGCCTGTCCAGGTCAGAGCAGCTTGTTGTTAAGCGTAACCCTGGGTAAAGTTTGCAGGTTGTTATAAGCCATTGAGCCTGGCTGCCCAAAGGGGCCAGGACACACAGCACGGGTGATGGGGCTCAGGCCTCTCTGTGCCTCAGAACGCTGTACCTGGTGTGTCAGGTGCAGCTCTGAGCATGGCTGGCTTCAGAATCTGTGCGTTGGTTCCTGGAGCCTGCACCCCGTGGGTgtgtgtgggcagcaggagccccACTGCCTGGAGGGGCTCTCACACCTCAGGCTGCCCTGGCCCTTCCCTCGAGGAAGAGGCACCACAAGGGCCCCCCTGGCCGGGGAACTGCGGTGGCTCCAGAAACCCCCACAGGAGACATGCTGAGCGCTGGCACCATGCAACAGGCACGGACTGGAAAGGCAGTCTGGGGGGCTCTGGTTTGTGGGCACATGCAGGGAGGGACATGGAGTTTGGGCTTGGAAAGCTGGCACACAGTTACAGCTGTCGTCATGAAACGTGTAAGTGATTCTGCACGTCTCGGGACTGCACTTGAAAACAGTCACTCTCTGCCAACAGAGAAGAGCAGGACAAGGCAAGGGCAACAGAGGGATGAGAGGCTGGGGAGCCCCATCCTGAGCTGCCCTGCCAGGtaggcttggcagtgctgggttgaggctcagacttgatgatcttaaaggtctttttcaacctgaGCCCTTCTGTGGttgtgagagctgcagggagggcagggaaggtgccAGCTCAGGTGAGTGCCAGTCTCATCTCTTACACTCAGCCCTTCCTGCAAACATCTCTCAGCCCCTGGGCAGGTGAGAGACTGCAGAGAGGTGCAGAGACCCTCCCACatccctcttcccacactcacaGATCACAGCTGGGGTGGGAATTGTGCTGTGATTATCCCCCATCCCACAGGACAGTGCAGACATTCCCACAGTGTTGGTGGTGCTTGCTGAGGTGAGATCCTGCACGGGAAgaatggagcagggaaggggggaGACAGCTAGGGCTGCTTCCTGATGCCACCTACAGAAGCCACCTGTGCACAGGACCAGAGCCGTGGTGGCACAAAGCCAGCGCTGGGTTTGGtctgggcagcagagccccggaGCTGCGGAGCAGGAAGCAGCTCCGGGGAGTGACGCACCTGCCCGGGAGGAGATGCTTTGCCGTCACGGGGAACACCTTGGCCAAACAGGGCGCAACCCTGGGGatgtgagctgctgctgccatggggcacggagctgccctgggcaccctgGTTCTGGCAGGAGCCCGTGAAGGCTCTGCCCTCGGCCCCTTGGCACAGCAGATACCGGGTTGTAAGGgccagctcagggcagtggCTGTTGGCAGCTCTTGGGAGCCAAACAGCTCATTATGTTTTGGTGTAttccagtctctcccagtttaGACTCCAGTTCCTCTTGTGATTCTTCCTGGAGTACTGGACTAGACCACTGAAATCTGGCCAATCCATGCATCTCCATGCACAATGCTCGCTGCTTTTGGAGCTTTACTGACAGTGCTGGTGCCCCCCAGGcactgtgtccctgcagctggTGTGAGAGAGAGGGCCCTGAGGAGGAGTGTGATGGGCAGGAGGCTTGTGGGGAGCGCAGAGTCCAGATCAGGGGTCCTGGGGCTGAGAgagtaagggaagagaaggctccagggagacctcagagcccctcccagtgcataaaggggctccaggagagatgAAGAGGGAccttggacaagggcctggagtgccaggacaaggagcaGTGGTTTttcactgccagagggcagggatggatgggatattgggaaggaattgttccctgtgagggtgggcaggccctggcacagggtgcccagagcagctgtggctgcccctggatccctggaagtttgAGGCCAGGCATAATGgggttctgagcaacctggtttagtggaaggtgcccctacCCATGGGAGCAGTTGGAAAGAGAGAggctttaagttcccttccaacccaaactgttccagGATTCTATGTGGCGGACAAGGGGGCGTGACCCAGTTCTGCTCACCAGCTGCCCGGCAAGGGGCTTGTGGAGGCAGGACTGGATCCAAAATGAACTTTTCAGTGGTTTCTGCCCACTGACCTCCCTGAGACAGAAAGACACATCTCAAGGATTGTGACACAGAGTAATTCTGGGGTGATTTTCACTTAGCCAGAGCACTTCTGATTAACTGTGAAGCCCTGAAATTCCTCTAAATTTCCTTCAGAATAGGTTCCTGTCAGAACCAAGTGAGTACATCCTGTCCCATGGGGCTGCCCATGAGAGAGGCCGTGGGGCTGTGTGTGGGgtcccccctgacccctctgttCCCCTCCCAACACTGCAGAGCTTTCCCTCCATATTTCACATCGGgcattttccccttccccacacATTTTCCCACAAACAGAGCCTGCAGATTTTCAGGAGTGTGATTGGCCTTCACCTGTGAGCCCATGTTGCTGTTGCAGGTGCTCTGAGCAGCAGGTCCACAACGACCTCCCAACCACCAGCATCATCATGTGCTTCGTGGATGAGGTGTGGTCGGCCCTCCTGCGCTCCGTGCACAGCGTCCTCAGCCGGTCTCCTCCGCACCTGATCGAGGAACTCATTTTGGTGGATGACTTCAGCACTAAGGGTAGGTGAAGCTGCCTTTATGAAACTAATATAACTTGAGGGCAAAATGCAGTTTATTCTCTGTAATTCAATTCTAAGTGGGAGAGAAATCACATTTTCTCCTTCCACTGTATTGAAGTGCATCCCTAGCCTGCACTGGGGCTGAGGGGGATCAGAGCCCTGGGGTGCTGGGCTTGGCCGTGGGGGATGAAGGCAGAggctgccagaggctccaggagcacCAGGGAGCTGGGACCTGCCCCGCCCATTCATCTTTGGGGTGTGCTGGCTCAAGGGGTTGTGCAATCAGGAGATGCTCTCACCCCTcgctgtgcagctcccaggcaggTGTCCCATGTTCCCAGTGTGGGGGACACACTCCTGGGTGGCTCGGAGGAcagggagctgcagtgggagcagTGGTGAGCCAGGATCTGCACTGCACAGTGCCTTCCGTTGGCATTTCAGCCGGTACCCACCCCTGTGTTGTGAAGCTTCCACTCCCTGCTGACTTCAGCCCTTAAAAATGTAAGAGTGATGTAATTTCCCGACTGCTGGTTCTCCAGGAAAGGTGCTGTCTCAGGTGCTGTCTCAGGTGGGCTTCAGAGCTCACACCATGCACACAAGGAGCTGCGCACCGTGCCCAGATGTTCCCACCCCAGACCTGAGGACTTGGCGTGCCTGGAGGTGCTTCCAGGGAAAATCTGCGTGTGGCTTTTCCCCCTGTATGTGGGTGGCAGTGGGCAAGTCAGCCTCACTCTCTCCCCCCTGCAGAGTACCTGAAGGAGCAGCTGGACACGTACATGTCGCGGTTCCCCAAGGTGAAGATCCTGCGTCTCAAGGAGAGGCACGGTCTGATCCGGGCCAGGCTGACGGGAGCAGAGATCGCCAAAGGTAGGACGGGAGCCGTGTTCCAGCCATGTCAGAACCCCAGAGGTGCTGGGCATCCCTCTCCAGCACTGCGTTTGTCCCTCCCCGCGCACCAGGAGTGTCCTTTTGTCGGcatctccagctccagctccaccaCCTGCCCCAGCCAGGCTGTGTCAGCACTGACATGGCCATTTCTGtcaggagcagggaaaaaacGCTCTTGGCTGTGGCTGGGCAGGTCTGGGGAGCCAAGGGGGGTTGTGGCACAGTCGGCAGCACCCTGAGCCCACAGGGTGCCTGGGGAGGCTGCTCAGCAGGGTCTGGGTTGGGGTGCCTGAGGCCTGACCCTCCCTGGCCTGTGCCACAGGCGCTGTCCTGACGTTCCTGGACTCGCACGTGGAGTGCAACGTGGGATGGCTGGAGCCGCTGCTGGAGAGGGTCCGCCTGCGCCGGGCCAAGGTCGCCTGCCCCGTCATCGAGGTCATCAGCGACAAGGACATGAGGTGAGGCAGCTCATCCCTGGGAATCCCACTGCCCGAGCTGGTGTCCTGACTGGGACCACCATGGATCCATTACAGGCAGTGGATCCATGACTCTGGACCCCATAACCGGCCTCCAGCAGCTTTCCACAGGGGACACAGAACATTGCTGTACACCAGAAGTTAACATTAGCTGTGGATGTAGCCTGTGTTTATCACACACCTGTTCGCTTTTTCACAACTTTTAGTACATGAAGAGGATTCCTGATGAAATTTGTTAAAATCCTGGTTTAATTACCTACAGATATTCATCTTCACTCATTAGGGGTGACATTTCAATCAGGAATGTGACTCAGAATTAGTCAGCCCGatcttttttctgtttagttACATGACCGTGGACAACTTCCAGCGTGGGATTTTTACTTGGCCAATGAATTTTGGATGGAAGCAGATTCCACAAGAGGTcattgagaaaaataaaatcaaggaGACAGATATAATAAggtaaaaaaaagcaaatgcgAGAGCTTTGAAAACCAGCCTGTTCCTTTGGTAATAACTCAGCAGCAAAGGCTCCTTTGAGGCCAGATGTTGTTCTTCTGTGGCCAAGCGTTGTTCCTGTGCTTGCCAGGACAGCTGAGGCACAGATACGCTGGGCAGTCCCGCCGCCAGGCACGGCCAAAGCCCAGGAGGCCTCTCTCCCCACGCGTGGCACTGCTGGCGTCAGCcgtgctgcagggccaggagaacATTCCattgcctttttcctttccctgccccattGCAGCTCTCAGGCCAGGTAAAGCCATGCCAATGCCCTCTCTGTCACGGCACTGACAGACCATGTGGCCTCTCTGTTCCCAGGTGCCCCGTCATGGCAGGTGGCCTCTTCTCCATcgataagaaatatttttttgagtTGGGAATGTACGACCCAGGGCTGGATGTCTGGGGAGGGGAAAATATGGAGATTTCATTCAAGGTAGGTCACTGTCACGTGCCTGTACCCCTGCCAGCCTGGGTGGGTGATGGGGCTCAGGTAGGGGCTCCCCAGGGACAGCTCCGTGCTGGACACCCCATCTCCCCTGACACCTGACTTCCTGGTTCTCTCCTGGCTTGCACAAAGCCAGCGCCCAACATCTGCTCGTGTCTCTACCAGTGACCTCTGTTTCTCAGGTCTGGATGTGCGGAGGAGAGATCGAGATAGTTCCGTGCTCCAGAGTTGGGCACATTTTCAGGAATGACAATCCTTATTCCTTCCCAAAAGACCGGGTGAGAACGGTGGAGAGGAACCTGGCCCGCGTGGCAGAGGTGTGGCTGGACGAGTACAAGGAGCTCTTCTATGGCCACGCTTACCACCTGCTCCTAAAGAACGTGGATGTCGGCGACCTGACCCAGCAAATCCAGCTGCGAAAGAAGCTCCAGTGCAAGAGCTTCCAGTGGTACCTGGAGAACGTCTACCCGGATCTGGAAGCTCCCCTGGTTAAGGCCAGTGGGCTGGTACGTGCCCAGAGGATTCACTGTTCTCGGGGGATGGCTGTGCCCCGGGCAGCATCCCgcacgctgctgctgctgcacagcttcCTGGCCTTTGGTAGCATTTCGGATGTTTGATACCGCACAGAGGCCTGGATTCCAGGGTATTTTTGTAAAGAAATAGGTCACAGATAGAAGGGATAGTTTCCCTCTGGAGAGCTAGGTGGGTGTTTGGATGGTTGAGCTGGGCACACGGCAGTGCCGGGACAGGATGTGCCTCAGGGCTGGATGTGCCCTCGGGTGAGAAGTCTCTCGTGGTGGGAAGTCCCACATCACACGGGCATCCCGGGGGATCCCACCCTGGCTCCCTGCCCCGGCTCGGGGGTCGCAGTGCAGTGCAGGAGTCGCGGTGCAGGGTCTGTGGGTACAGGGTCTGTAGGGTCAGGGTCTGTGGGTGCAGGGTCTGTAGGTGCAGGGTCTGTGGGTGCAGGGTCTGTAGGTACAGGGTCTGTGGGTGCAGGGTCTGTGGGTGCAGGGTCTGTGGGTACAGGGTCTGTAGGTACAGGGTCTGTAGGTGCAGGGTCTGTAGGTACAGGGTCTGTAGGTGCAGGGTCTGTGGGTACAGGGTCTGTGGGTGCAGGGTCTGTAGGTACAGGGTCTGTAGGTGCAGGGTCTGTGGGTACAGGGTCTGTGGGTGCAGGGTCTGTGGGTGCAGGGTCTGTAGGTGCAGGGTCTGTGGGTACAGGGTCTGTGGGTGCAGGGTCTGTGGGTACAGGGTCTGTAGGTGCAGGGTCTGTGGGTGCAGGGTCTGTGGGTACAGGGTCTGTAGGTGCAGGGTCTGTGGGTACAGGGTCTGTGGGTGCAGGGTCTGTGGGTGCAGGGTCTGTGGGTACAGGGTCTGTAGGTGCAGGGTCTGTAGGTACAGGGTCTGTGGGTGCAGGGTCTGTGGGTGCAGGGTCTGTGGGTACAGGGTCTGTAGGTGCAGGGTCTGTGGGTACAGGGTCTGTGGGTACAGGGTCTGTAGGTGCAGGGTCTGTAGGTGCAGGGTCTGTGGGTACAGGGTCTGTGGGTGCAGGGTCTGTGGGTACAGGGTCTGTAGGTACAGGGTCTGTGGGTACAGGGTCTGTGGGTACAGGGTCTGTAGGTGCAGGGTCTGTAGGTGCAGGGTCTGTGGGTACAGGGTCTGTAGGTGCAGGGTCTGTAGGTGCAGGGTCTGTGGGTACAGGGTCTGTAGGTGCAGGGTCTGTAGGTGCAGGGTCTGTGGGTACAGGGTCTGTGGGTACAGGGTCTGTAGGTGCAGGGTCTGTGGGTACAGGGTCTGTGGGTACAGGGTCTGTGGGTGCAGGGTCTGTAGGTGCAGGGTCTGTAGGTGCAGGGTCTG
Encoded here:
- the GALNT5 gene encoding polypeptide N-acetylgalactosaminyltransferase 5, with translation MSGLRRLFRGSGRALAFVFAASVAWVLLDMAALRLSLGEAGGRLLREAAGRGQRPGPGPGPGPGLGPGLGRARSRRGPEAPAKAAGEPGAALAGHGAGGPGPSPPPRQPPAPGRSRTPRAAPLGGTGTALLGHAGGGSERRPSGTAGQAGPAARGAGTAAQPGPEETNVGRKETASKTRFVLISKEGMNLASPAAPRRGPHSAGNATRGHGKHKELADKSSDGAHAATATAGATAMGGRSRTLGATPGAAPGPAAGTGRDGQEQAGSSPGMHRVLSMDATLAPRDPRAPGQFGHPVAVPDEKQEEAKSRWKEGNFNVYLSDLIPVDRAIADTRPAGCSEQQVHNDLPTTSIIMCFVDEVWSALLRSVHSVLSRSPPHLIEELILVDDFSTKEYLKEQLDTYMSRFPKVKILRLKERHGLIRARLTGAEIAKGAVLTFLDSHVECNVGWLEPLLERVRLRRAKVACPVIEVISDKDMSYMTVDNFQRGIFTWPMNFGWKQIPQEVIEKNKIKETDIIRCPVMAGGLFSIDKKYFFELGMYDPGLDVWGGENMEISFKVWMCGGEIEIVPCSRVGHIFRNDNPYSFPKDRVRTVERNLARVAEVWLDEYKELFYGHAYHLLLKNVDVGDLTQQIQLRKKLQCKSFQWYLENVYPDLEAPLVKASGLLVNVALARCIAVEGSTLAFEECDVNNTNQKFNYTWLRLIQHGELCLAPSAIVGAVGLRHCQGRSRSLAWLHRSLATVQPGLTDHIISEHQHLPQPACLEVDPSYKALRVKACDSTNPYQKWQFGTYHAD
- the LOC138113283 gene encoding spidroin-1-like, giving the protein MCPRVRSLSWWEVPHHTGIPGDPTLAPCPGSGVAVQCRSRGAGSVGTGSVGSGSVGAGSVGAGSVGAGSVGTGSVGAGSVGAGSVGTGSVGTGSVGAGSVGTGSVGAGSVGTGSVGAGSVGTGSVGAGSVGTGSVGAGSVGAGSVGAGSVGTGSVGAGSVGTGSVGAGSVGAGSVGTGSVGAGSVGTGSVGAGSVGAGSVGTGSVGAGSVGTGSVGAGSVGAGSVGTGSVGAGSVGTGSVGTGSVGAGSVGAGSVGTGSVGAGSVGTGSVGTGSVGTGSVGTGSVGAGSVGAGSVGTGSVGAGSVGAGSVGTGSVGAGSVGAGSVGTGSVGTGSVGAGSVGTGSVGTGSVGAGSVGAGSVGAGSVGAGSVGTGSVGAGSVGAGSVGTGSVGAGSVGAGSVGTGSVGAGSVGAGSVGTGSVGAGSVGAGSVGTGSVGTGSVARLRRQQSAAAARVPGAAGPGGGTGTALGTEPAPRRGQWAENTLKSF